The proteins below come from a single Piscinibacter gummiphilus genomic window:
- a CDS encoding surface-adhesin E family protein, which yields MIRFKFIRTFAAAGLLLCVGSTWASSWNWASVGNDETRYFFDADTVEKTRETTTVWVETVQVSKPDTDGSWSTALRWRFNCSKRTVQSLGWSIYDKDGKFIRSNSNPTSETAVVPDSTGEAMLKIACEANFPRDKSGERYFKLSSNDVFQATRNYAEILKSSEDIAPK from the coding sequence ATGATCCGATTCAAGTTCATCAGAACCTTTGCCGCCGCGGGACTGCTTCTCTGCGTCGGCAGCACTTGGGCTTCATCTTGGAATTGGGCGTCTGTAGGCAATGATGAAACACGCTACTTCTTCGATGCGGATACCGTTGAGAAGACACGTGAAACAACCACCGTATGGGTCGAAACTGTTCAAGTGAGCAAACCCGATACCGATGGCAGTTGGTCGACGGCACTTCGTTGGCGCTTCAACTGTTCGAAACGGACGGTTCAATCTCTTGGCTGGTCTATCTACGATAAGGACGGTAAGTTCATCCGCTCCAATTCCAACCCAACATCAGAGACAGCCGTAGTTCCAGACTCCACTGGAGAAGCCATGCTCAAGATTGCCTGCGAAGCAAACTTCCCTCGTGACAAGTCCGGGGAAAGGTACTTCAAGCTTTCTTCAAATGACGTGTTCCAAGCAACGAGAAACTATGCCGAGATCCTCAAGTCATCTGAAGACATTGCCCCCAAGTAG
- a CDS encoding GNAT family N-acetyltransferase, with protein MRVEAATVSDAEAISALIVELSEPFFLSPSREGAQPFLASVSAEAERGYLSSASFSYYVAKSGGSLAGFIALRDNSHLFHLFVAKAFQGKHLASQLWGVAKTEALRDGNPGEFTVNSSLSAVPVYERFGFVRQGEVQRMHGISFQPMSLRSGQNGA; from the coding sequence ATGAGAGTCGAAGCTGCGACAGTCTCCGATGCAGAAGCAATCAGCGCACTGATCGTCGAACTGAGTGAGCCGTTCTTTCTGTCGCCTTCGCGTGAGGGCGCTCAGCCCTTCCTCGCCTCCGTCAGCGCAGAAGCAGAGCGTGGCTACTTAAGCTCAGCCAGCTTCTCCTACTACGTCGCCAAGTCAGGCGGCAGCCTCGCTGGTTTCATCGCACTGCGAGACAACTCGCACTTGTTCCACTTGTTCGTTGCCAAGGCATTCCAAGGCAAGCACTTGGCAAGCCAACTCTGGGGTGTAGCCAAGACAGAAGCACTACGAGACGGCAATCCGGGGGAGTTCACGGTCAATTCAAGCCTGAGTGCCGTGCCTGTCTACGAGAGGTTCGGCTTTGTGCGCCAGGGAGAAGTCCAGCGTATGCACGGCATTTCCTTTCAGCCCATGAGTCTGAGGTCGGGCCAGAATGGCGCCTAA